One Gossypium hirsutum isolate 1008001.06 chromosome A11, Gossypium_hirsutum_v2.1, whole genome shotgun sequence genomic window carries:
- the LOC107897530 gene encoding uncharacterized tRNA/rRNA methyltransferase YsgA isoform X2, translating to MLLLLLWALLLSGKYTGSMVMKKLSGVQSAESIEAIAMMRFPTSFLNLTVDQNKSDSQSWFPSMHRILVLDGIQDPGNLGTLIRSAMAFQWDGIFLLPGCCDPFNEKALRASRGASFQLPIVSGSWNHLQTLKDTFNMKMLAGHPDIDGKLKKPFSLSQEFVHSVAHVPSCLVLGSEGRGLSEKSQLKCELVSIPMTGKFESLNVSVAGGIFLYMLQPKN from the exons GGAAATATACAG GCTCTATGGTAATGAAAAAACTTTCTGGGGTGCAATCAGCTGAGTCCATTGAGGCAATTGCCATGATGAGGTTCCCTAccagttttttaaatttaactgttGATCAAAACAAGTCAGATTCTCAAAGCTGGTTCCCATCCATGCATCGAATTTTAGTTCTTGATGGCATTCAG GACCCTGGTAATCTCGGCACATTAATCAGATCAGCTATGGCCTTTCAATGG GATGGTATATTTCTTCTTCCTGGTTGTTGTGATCCATTCAATGAGAAGGCGCTCAGAGCTAGCCGGGGAGCCTCCTTTCAGCTGCCTATAGTTTCCGGTAGTTGGAACCATCTTCAAACCCTGAAAGATACATTCAACATGAAGATGCTAGCTGGCCATCCAGATATTGATGGGAAATTGAAAAAGCCGTTTTCACTATCTCAAGAATTCGTACACTCGGTAGCGCATGTTCCATCATGCTTGGTTTTGGGAAGTGAAGGACGTGGGCTTTCCGAGAAATCTCAGCTCAAATGTGAGCTCGTGAGCATTCCCATGACAGGAAAATTTGAGTCTCTCAACGTTTCGGTAGCTGGCGGGATTTTCTTGTACATGTTACAGCCTAAGAACTAA